The region agaaatttagtaatttataacaaacTAATTTAATCTGCTTTGGtctagaggtgggaaaaacaaacacagctaagtggaattacatttcaaagtgaaattccTGAGTTAACACGCAAGTCTTcggtctggatttgaagacagacagacgggGCACTTCTGACTGTAAcaggtagactattccacagtgtAAGCAAAGATACACATGTGATGACTGCGCATACTGTACTTGCATAGAACCACAAAACAACAATAAGTAAGTACACTAATACCCAAGAAAGGGGGAGAACAAAGTGAGGTCGAAGCCAGCATACGGTATAGTGAGAAGGCACAGAGCAGAGAGAGTTTAGCGCTACTAGGTCAATAAGAAGGGATCCCTCCCCCtaaactttctttcttttaacgttttttcttttctgctgtttgtctttctgcCGCCTAATCAGCTCCAATCTCAGTTCTCTGCGAGTCATCCTTTTCCTGTCTCTTTGCATTCGTCCCCATCGGACAGCCTTTTCCAGCACAAGTTCCCTCCTTTCATCGTCTAGCTCCTCCAGGTACTCCACCGTCTTGTTCTTGCAGGCTCTCATCCGGGCAGAGAGAAAACTGACCGTGGCACTCGGTgcctttttttgtaaagcactaAACATCCCCATTAACTCTTCTGAATCCATGTTGTGACATCTAACGGAAGCGGTTTCCTCCCGAAGCTTTTCTGTCACTTCTAGCGTGAAGTACTTGGCATACTGGCGCTCAAGGACATCAATAGTTGCCTGAAGACAAGACGACATCATGGGAACAAATTGGCGATGATGAGGCATTGCCCTCAACTTCGCTAATGTATTGCCCAACACAATCTCTTGCCCAAAAAAATCCTCCGTGGATGACAGAATCTGAAGAGGGTCCTGCAACATCTCCTTGAGTCTCTGAGTGGCCTGCTTGACCAGTTCTATGCCATCAACATGACTTATCCCAGAAACCACTGGGGTGTACAATTTAGTCATCCAGGGACCTGTCAGGTGCTTCCCAATGATTCCTAGGACCTGAAGTTCCACTTGAGCTATTTCACTTGAAAAATCCTTGCAAAGGCTCTCTCTCAAGTTACGGTCTAGGGTTGTGCCATCTTTCAACAACTCCAAAAATACCTCATAGTGCTCAATAAGTACACCAGCACTGTGAAATAACACGTGAAATCGATTGCCCCTGTAACGAGGTAGAATGCCCCTCGGGAGTTTCTTCTGATCCAAAAAAGTCGCAAAACCACGGGGGTCTCCCTTTCCGTCCTTGTAACGAAGTTTGCTAAAGGACAGTATGACATTTGCTGCCATACAGTCCCCGCCATAAACATTCCCCTCAGTTTCTTCAACTTTCTTCAATGCAGACCTACATGCTGTCGCAATCGAATCCAGGGGGTGCAAGTGGCAGTTCATCTCGTTCAGCGTTTTCCCCCACTCGCTACTTACGAGACGGACGGCCGCATGATTGGTCGCACATCGGTCAGTCATCGTATTCGATATCTTCTCAATCAATTTTGCCCTAGTTTCCTCGAAGTTTGTCCCTTCAGTAAAGAAAACATAAGTGTGGGCCAAGTCATCTACAGTTTGGCAGATATGATTGCAGTAGTCTTCTGCTGTTCCTCCTGCCAATTCATCCACTGCAGCTGACATGCTGTCATGTTCGGTACTAAAATGGATTTCATTGACATGGGTACCTTCCTGGGTAGTTGCATCAAATCCCaaagtcacattattattagcCAATATCATTTCAGCCGTCTGCAGTTGAGAAATCACTCCTAATTCCTGGGCCATCAACTCAACAGTGCTTCTTTGGGGTACAGTTTTGAGCTCAATTCCATCACGCTTCGCTATACTCTGTAAAATTACTGGTATACTTCCTGTTGACAGTTCACTACTTATACAGTCATATACTTTCATTCTCATGGTTGATGAGTACGTCTTTCCATTAACTTCTTGCTCCTCAGGATGTTCCGTGGTTGAAGTCAAGTCTTCAACTCTTTTCCGAAGAAGCAGGATTTCATGTTGAAGTTCTGATATCACGTTGTCCTTCTCCTTCATCTTTATTACGACTTCATTATATTCTGCCACAGAAACAGTCTcggtgcttttttgtttttgaagaagTTTCCTGTGCGCAtccttcagttttttgtttcgAATTCTCTGTTCCTGTAATGCACAGCAGAGGGCATTCCCATACAACATATCCTTTAGCTTTTTAATCTCTTCATTGCTTCTGTTAACTCTATTCTTTTGCCTCTGAATGCCTTGGTTTATGCACTTTCTTGGAGTCTGAAGCTGTCTCCTCAATTCTCTCACTTTTTCTTGGTATCTCTTTTTCACTCCTCCGTGGGTTGACAACATAAAATCCGATCGTTGTTTCATCTTAGCTTCTTGAGGAGTGAGCGGGTCACCTCGAAGACTCCTTGAACCGGCAGAGGACCCTGGCTCAGAATGAACTTGAAGGTGACTGTCTGGAGTTCTGGTCATTGTGTCGGAATCTGTTTGTTCAACAGTTAATTTCTCATCAAAAATTCCAGGTGAAACAACAGGAACTTGAGGAACTGGCAACTGTGCAACAGGAACTGTGAACTCAGGATCAACTGCCTCAGTGAGGTCAAACGGTTCATCACATATTGCTGAAAACTGTTCAAATTCTTTTGGGTCAGTGAGTTGTTTATACTTATTCAATGTTGCTGTCACAACCATTCTTATATCAGAACTCAGGGACTTCCTGAAAGAAAAGCCCTcaggtgaaaaatgtgtttttaattgtctCGCTGTCTCAGCTCTATTACTTCCCGCTGCACAGACGTACAGGTGTAATACATGTCCCTTTTTCAACTCAGTGCTGGTAGCAGGAAGTGTTGAAAAATTCTCGTTCAGGTGCCGTCTTCCCACACCCGGTTGGGCATGTGCATTGACAATGAGGTTGCGTCTTTTTTTTGGAGGCATCTTCTAAGAAGATAAATGGTGAACTGAATTAGGTGAATTTCTAGACAGGTCAAAAATCTATGATCCAGATGACctcagagaaaataattaaGATATTGGGTACAGGGTTGTTATAAAACCCAAATTAATTGCAATTCACCAGATTTCTAGCACAATGGATAAACCAAGGAACAACAATCAAACATTTGCATTCCCCGCCATGATAGCACACTGACTTGTTTGAAGGAATGCATTTCAGCCTGGGTCCAGGCAAAACCCCCCTAAAACCCCCTCTTTTTTTGAAAGACAAAGAAGTGGGACAAAGCCCACTCGTTTTGTAGGACAAAGCCTTCtgaattaaattagaaaatgcCAAAACCCCCAATTTTCTCCTGTTTCTGCACAAGTCTTATGCCATGATCATTAACtggataaaataatattttacaaattgcaataaaattaattatgcatttcCCAGGTTCAGAAACAACTTTAAGTTAATAAATACTGGACTGATGCGAAACTTCATCAACATCTACAGATTCTATaggaaaatattatattaaattccTACTTACCTCAGAAAAAAATCGGGTCGATCAAACTTGGTAACCTGAGAGAGGCTGAAGAGTGGACCAAGCCACAAAGTACAAgatatctttaaataaaataaaataaaaattcgaTTACTCAGGTTTTTTATAACACGAAAGTGGAGCGATGCGGTTTTCAGAGTTAGAAAGCGCTTTTTAATTCAAACGGACTCGCAATGTATGCTACTCACCCCCGGCTCACTGCTCAGCTGTAGTATCCCGCTTCCCACGTGCCACTGCACAGCAGACTCGTTTGTTCTCGCTCTTACGTGTTTTAGCGTACTACAGTGACGTCACTTCACTGTCTACAGTGCCCCTGAAGCCCCATTCCACATGTATTCGCATTCCGCGTTTCCGTAAAGTCCGATGGGCTGTATCCTTGGTCTCCTCGGTTTTTTCCCCCAGCGCCAGGATTCATTTGATCAAGCCCGGCGGTGAACGGGTTAAGGAGTGAGGGGCTCGCATTCCTCCTCTCCTGCTCGCCATCATGAACAAATGAACTCTCGGgcaatgaaatttaaattccacaaaggagaaaaagttcTCTGCTTTGAATCAGACACAACCAAGCGTGGAAACGGCTGGACGACACTCCCCCATGTTTGTTCCTCGGCAGTATTATCATGCTAAAAAATGTTAGCGTTAATATATCgtatcatatatatatagtatacgcTACGCTACGTTACAGTTTTATCCCATGATCTTCCGCTCGACTGTCCGCCGTCGTGGGAACgtataattttaatgtcactaCAGTACACATCAGCAGCATAATGCCATGAAGATGTGTTTGCAGGATCAGCAAGCAGAGAGAAACCTCCCTGCACGAATGAAGACAAACCAAGTTCCTTTTTGCACATAACGCACATCCAGACCTTTCAGCTACACAGTCAGTACGGAATGCCATCGACTATTCTATTTGTCCCTGGAAGTAGCACTAAAAATAGCCGCCAAATACGTTTCTGCTGGAATTTCATTATCTGCATAGCTGTATATTAATTGAGGGATGTTTTTAGCCGTAAGAAATTTTGCCATGACCTCGCTTGGCAAGGAGAGGGTCGTTTTACTCCTGCGCTTCCTTCTCGAAGTCGGTTTTTATTCTCAATCTTCATTCTCTTtctatactctatatatatatatatatatatatatatatatatatatatatacacacacacacacacacacacaacatactTTTTGGTGAACCGATAGATGTCCATGTTATAGAACACATACATATAACACATAAGGagtagtgtgtatgtgtgtgttcatactgtgtgtttactgtatatactgtgtactgtactgtgtatatttattgtttatatatatatttattgttactgtgtAGGTAACTCTGAGTTGTTTCAATGTAACACCGTAGTCCTGGATGAACGTTGTTTCGTGTCACtctactgtaccagctgtatgtggttggaatgacaataaactgaagccactttga is a window of Scleropages formosus chromosome 14, fSclFor1.1, whole genome shotgun sequence DNA encoding:
- the LOC108920584 gene encoding uncharacterized protein LOC108920584 — protein: MPPKKRRNLIVNAHAQPGVGRRHLNENFSTLPATSTELKKGHVLHLYVCAAGSNRAETARQLKTHFSPEGFSFRKSLSSDIRMVVTATLNKYKQLTDPKEFEQFSAICDEPFDLTEAVDPEFTVPVAQLPVPQVPVVSPGIFDEKLTVEQTDSDTMTRTPDSHLQVHSEPGSSAGSRSLRGDPLTPQEAKMKQRSDFMLSTHGGVKKRYQEKVRELRRQLQTPRKCINQGIQRQKNRVNRSNEEIKKLKDMLYGNALCCALQEQRIRNKKLKDAHRKLLQKQKSTETVSVAEYNEVVIKMKEKDNVISELQHEILLLRKRVEDLTSTTEHPEEQEVNGKTYSSTMRMKVYDCISSELSTGSIPVILQSIAKRDGIELKTVPQRSTVELMAQELGVISQLQTAEMILANNNVTLGFDATTQEGTHVNEIHFSTEHDSMSAAVDELAGGTAEDYCNHICQTVDDLAHTYVFFTEGTNFEETRAKLIEKISNTMTDRCATNHAAVRLVSSEWGKTLNEMNCHLHPLDSIATACRSALKKVEETEGNVYGGDCMAANVILSFSKLRYKDGKGDPRGFATFLDQKKLPRGILPRYRGNRFHVLFHSAGVLIEHYEVFLELLKDGTTLDRNLRESLCKDFSSEIAQVELQVLGIIGKHLTGPWMTKLYTPVVSGISHVDGIELVKQATQRLKEMLQDPLQILSSTEDFFGQEIVLGNTLAKLRAMPHHRQFVPMMSSCLQATIDVLERQYAKYFTLEVTEKLREETASVRCHNMDSEELMGMFSALQKKAPSATVSFLSARMRACKNKTVEYLEELDDERRELVLEKAVRWGRMQRDRKRMTRRELRLELIRRQKDKQQKRKNVKRKKV